Genomic segment of Chelatococcus sp. YT9:
GACGATGCGCCCCTCACGATTCACGGAAGAGCAGATCATCGGGATGCTGAAGGAGCAGGAGGCTGGAGCTGCGACGGCGGATGTCTGCCGCAAGCACGGCATCTCCTCGGCGACCTTCTACAAGTTCAAGGCGAAGTATGGCGGGATGGACGTGTCGGATGCGCGTCGGCTGAAGACCCTCGAGGATGAGAACGCCCGCCTCAAGAAGCTGCTCGCCGAGCAGATGCTCGACAACGCGATCCTGAAGGATGTTGCCGCAAAAAAATGGTGACGCCCGATGCGAAGCGGAAGGCGCTGGCTCATGCCTGCACGGTGCATGCAGTGAGCCAGCGTCGGGCGTGCCTGGCCTTGACGATCGACCGCTCGACGGTGCGCTACATGAGCACCCGGCCGGACGATGCGCTGTTGCGCGAGGCGATGAAGGCCGTGGCGGCGGAGCGCCGGCGGTTCGGCTACCGCAGGATCCACATCATGCTGGGCCGCCAGGGCATCGTGATGAACCAGAAGAAGCTGCGGCGGCTCTATCGCGAGGAGAAGCTGCAGGTGCGCCGGCGCGGCGGCCGCAAAAGGGCACTGGGCACGCGCAGGCCCATGCTCGTGCCTGATCGGGCCAATGCGCGCTGGAGCCTCGATTTTCTCTCCGACACGATCTCGGACGGTCGCCGCTTCAGGGTGCTCGCCATCGTCGACGACTACACGCGCGAGTGCCTGGCACTCGTCGCCGACACCTCGCTCTCGGGCCTGCGCGTGGCTCGCGAACTGGATGGTGTCATTCGCCTGCGCGGTCGGCCGGGGACGATCGTGTCCGACAACGGCACCGAGTTCACCTCGATGGCGATCCTGCGCTGGTGCCAGGAGACCGGCGTCGAGTGGCACTACATCGCCCCCGGCAAGCCGACGCAGAATGCCTTCGTCGAGAGCTTCAACGGACGCTTCCGGGACGAGTGTCTCAACGACACGCTGTTCTCGACGCTCGTCGAGGCCCGCAGCGCCATCACCTCATGGAAGGAGGACTACAACCGCCACAGACCCCACTCGGCCCTCGGCAACATCACGCCCGCCGAGTTCGCCCTAAAATCCACGCTGGAAAAACAGGCTGCATGAGGCCAGAAACGAAACCCAGGACTCTCACTCGGATTGGAGGAGAAAAGGGTCTCAGGTCACATGCAAAGTCCGATCTAAGGTGTAGATTTGTCCTATCTCACTGCTTTCCTGCTGTAGCGGGGCGCAATTTATCGGACTTGCCAATTTCGTCGAGGATCGATTGTGAGATTTTTTCTCCAATCATCAAGACCGGTAGATGCGTATTTGCGCTGATCACGGTCGGCATGATCGAGGCGTCCGCCACTCTTAGATTCGCCACCCCATATACTTTGCCATCGGAGTCGACGACCGCCATTGGATCTTCCTTTCCCCCCATCTTGCACGTGCCAGAAACGTGATGCACGGCTGCGGAATGCTTAAGGATAAGGTCCTCGCGGGCTGCCTTATCGCGGATGAGAGTTTCAAGATCGACGAGTTGTCTGCGCAATAGGAACCTTCTCAAGCCGCCGAATGGCACATCGAAGAGGAGGTTAATTACTCCGCTCTTCAGCCAGTTCATAAAGCTAGGCGTATTGAGCTTATTTGCGCGACCGCCAGGTGGCATGAAAGCTTCATTGGCAACTTTCCTTACCCGCGGGCTCGCAAGAATTGATGCAACACGCTTCAGGCCATCGATCATCCTTTCCAGATCACGCTTATCTGAGAGCAGCCGGTTCCTAACAAGCGGAGCCGCGTTGGGATCAGCGCTCTTCAGTTCGACAGAGCCAAGAGAAAAGGGCTTGTAAACAAGAAGCGTAAGGGCCCCGATCCGCCACCCCAGCGGGTGCCAGGAAGTACGGCTCGAGGAAAAAATCTGCATGTCCCCGGGCGGACAATCCTGAACGCCGGACGAATATCTCAGGATCGATGTCGCCCAGCACGTGGTGCGCGACACGTCGTGCTTCGAGGAGCGGGGCAGGTGGACCGCGACGTGGATACCGGGATGGTTGTTGAGGTTTTGGCCCACGCCGGCGCGGTCGACAACTGCCACGATACCGACCCTTCGCAGACTTTCGGAAGGACCAATGCCCGACCGCAACATCAACGCCGGGGATTGAATTGCTCCAGCGCACAGAATTGTCT
This window contains:
- a CDS encoding IS3 family transposase (programmed frameshift) → MRPSRFTEEQIIGMLKEQEAGAATADVCRKHGISSATFYKFKAKYGGMDVSDARRLKTLEDENARLKKLLAEQMLDNAILKDVAAKKLVTPDAKRKALAHACTVHAVSQRRACLALTIDRSTVRYMSTRPDDALLREAMKAVAAERRRFGYRRIHIMLGRQGIVMNQKKLRRLYREEKLQVRRRGGRKRALGTRRPMLVPDRANARWSLDFLSDTISDGRRFRVLAIVDDYTRECLALVADTSLSGLRVARELDGVIRLRGRPGTIVSDNGTEFTSMAILRWCQETGVEWHYIAPGKPTQNAFVESFNGRFRDECLNDTLFSTLVEARSAITSWKEDYNRHRPHSALGNITPAEFALKSTLEKQAA
- a CDS encoding GMC family oxidoreductase N-terminal domain-containing protein, translated to MAEFDYLIVGAGAAGCVVAARLSANPKVRVLLLEAGMDLLPGQEPASVRNPFPSASSNPDFGWKNLLAEVGPDVGNGRPVYTRLYSQGRVMGGSSTINGMMAQRGLPADYDEWERLGAEGWGWDSVLPYFNRLETDTDFRSPMHGNDGPIPIRRAPRSSWPPFGEAFAQEAQAAGYEFHEDMNAYFGDCVSAVPLSNTATDRISAANGYLTAEVRRRPNLTILTDTYAETLLLSGSTVTGVKATKNETSEIHRARETILCAGAIQSPALMLRSGIGPSESLRRVGIVAVVDRAGVGQNLNNHPGIHVAVHLPRSSKHDVSRTTCWATSILRYSSGVQDCPPGDMQIFSSSRTSWHPLGWRIGALTLLVYKPFSLGSVELKSADPNAAPLVRNRLLSDKRDLERMIDGLKRVASILASPRVRKVANEAFMPPGGRANKLNTPSFMNWLKSGVINLLFDVPFGGLRRFLLRRQLVDLETLIRDKAAREDLILKHSAAVHHVSGTCKMGGKEDPMAVVDSDGKVYGVANLRVADASIMPTVISANTHLPVLMIGEKISQSILDEIGKSDKLRPATAGKQ